TTCCTCTCAAGACAATAACCGAACAGAAGCAGGAACTGGCTATTTCAAAAAGACAATTGAGCCGCAGTTTATTAAGCCTGAAATGGGTAATATAACTGTTACCGTTAACGAGACAAAACATACAGGTGCCAGTCAGCCGGTGAATGCACCAAGCTGGGGTGCTGTCTATTGGCAGTATTTTGAAGACTTGGATAAGATCACTTCGGCTGCTACACCATTAAAACTTTCAAAGAAATTATTCATTGAAAAGAACACCGATCACGGTCCTGTGTTGACTCCTGTTGAAGAAGGCGTACCGGTAGCTGTAGGCGATAAGATAAAAGTACGCGTGGAACTGCGTGTAGATAGAGATATGGAATATGTGCACATGAAGGATATGCGTGCATCTGGATTAGAACCAGTGAATGTTTTAAGCGGTTATAAATGGCAGGGTGGCTTAGGGTATTATGAAACCACCAAAGACGCCAGCACCAACTTCTTCTTCCCTTATTTGCAAAAAGGCACCTATGTGTTTGAATACCCGCTGTTTGTTTCCCATACAGGCAACTTTAGCAATGGAATTACAACGATTCAGTGCTTATATGCACCAGAGTTTTCAGCGCATAGTGAAGGTGTAAGACTTACTGTAGAATAGTGTTAAATAGTTATTGCAACTTAAAAAGGCCGCATTTTAGATGCGGCCTTTTTTCTTTTCGTTTCTAATTGTATTACACTGATCTCCTGAAGCAATTTTGTATCTTTAAACCTCTTCTTTTCCAGATATCTTCCCTATTTACATTATTCTTTTCTCTACTATTTATGTCTGTTTGCATGCAGGTTACCTAGGCAGGGTACGGTGGTAGGATCGGCCGTAGTAGGGCCGAGATACGGGTGAGGTACGGTGTTACCTAGGGTACACAGAGGAGTAGCTATGAAGTAGCAGAGGAGTAATGGTGAAGGAAGGACGGCAGATGAGAGAGGGTTAGCTGGCTTTTAAGATAAGTGTTCGTTTAGGGTTTAGGCTTCTTTTTAGGCAAGAGCAGATGCTGAAACGAGTTCAGCATGACAGTTAAAGTCTTTACAGATAGCAAACAGGTTAATAAATGAAGACTCTGAGATCCTTCACTTCGTTCAGGATAACAAAGGCAAGAGGCATTATGAATGACAGACAGGTTGAAAGTGGAAGAGTGAAATCAGAAATGGGCAATCTGAAATCTTAAAATCAGGAATCTTAAAATCCTACTCCTTCGCTCTATACGAATCCTTCCTACGAGACACCTAATTTCAAACCTCAAACTTCAAATCTCAAATCTATCTTTACATACGCATTATGACATTTGATTTTTTAATAGTTGGACAAGGCATCTGTGGTACCATGCTTTCCTGGTTTCTACACAAAGAGGGCAAGAGCATTTTGGTCATTGACGAAGGCAAAGAAAATACATCTTCAAAAGTAGCAGCGGGGCTAATCAACCCGATCACGGGTAGGCGCTATGTAACCTCCTGGATGATCGATGAGCTTATTCCTTTTGCCAAGGAAACCTATACTTCTATAGGCAGCTATTTGGGACACAACTTCATCCAGGAAAAAGGTGCGATTGATTTTTTCACCTCGCCACAAATGCGTGATGCTTTTGTAAACCGGATTACAGAAGATGACACCTACCTGCACCCCTTTCCCGATCAGAATCATTTCAACCAGTATTTTAATTACGATTTCGGCTGCGGACAGGTTCGACCAGCCTTTATCGTGAATCTTTCCGGTCTTTTACAGGCATGGCGACTTGTTCTAAAAAATCAAAATGCTATTCTTGAAGAGCACTTTGATCTGAATGCTTTACAAGTAACAGAAGATGGCATTAAGTATGGAGAAATCAGTGCACAAAAAATCATCTTTTGCGATGGTATCACATCCATGAACAATCCCTGGTTTGAGCTGCTCCCCTTCTCTGCAAACAAAGGAGAAGCATTGATCATTCATAGCGAGGAATTGATTAATGAGTACATCTTCAAGAAAGGAATGATACTGGCACCATTACAAGAACAAAATATGTTTTGGGTAGGCTCTAATTATCAATGGGAGTTTGAGGATGATAAGCCTACAGAGAAATTTTATGAGCAAACCCTTCAACATTTAAAGAACTGGCTGAAGGTGCCTTTTGAAGTAGTAGCACATAAAGCAGCCGTACGCCCAGCCACTGTAGAACGTCGTCCCTTTGTGGGACTGCATCCGCACTTACCTTCTGTAGGCATTTTTAATGGCATGGGAACCAAGGGTACTTCACTGGCACCTTTCTTTGCCAATCAATTGGTACAACACGTTGTTCATGGCCTGCCGATAATGCCTGAAGCCGACGTACACCGCTTTAGTCGAATTTTGGCCAAATAAGTTTTTGGGAAATATTATTTTTGACGCCATACTTCAAAAGTCGTCACACACACTACATGAAAGAAAGCAATGAGCCCCAATATGTAATTCCGGCCCGTTATCGGAAAATGGAAAACATGCACATCATTTTCTGGCTACTCAAAGATCTGAGCTGGTGCATGATCTGGAAAGTATTGGGAATAGCCATGATTGCCCCTACATTGATCATTGCCATTATCATTGCCTGGCGCACCCGCGATATAAAAGCAGAACTGGCACATAATCTGGCTATTGCATTCTGGATCTCGGCAAACTCGTATTGGATGATCAGCGAATTCTTTCATATTGATACAATACATATCTGGAATGGCTTTGAGGGCAGACACCTGGCCATAATTCCTTTTGCCATTGGTGCATTGATATTAGCTTTTTACTACCTTATACAGAAGCCACGCGAAAGCAAACAAGAGGCAGCTATGGCTACGCTGTAAGCTTGCGCACGAAGCTTGACCGTGAAACGTGAAAGGTGAAACGTGAAAAGTGAAACGTGAAAAAGAGTCCTGATTATCAAACACATTGTAACTCCTCAGCCAGACAAGATCCAAAGCAGCTATATGGAGTTTAAGCGCGTACACCCATAAACTTCACGTAACTTAATGAACGTAATTAAACGGGTGTGGAGAAAAGAGATTATGATGCAATTATCGTTGGCTCTGGGCCGAATGGGTTAGCGGCTGGTATTACAATACAACAAGCAGGACTTTCAGTATTGATTGTAGAAGCAAAAGATACAATAGGTGGAGGTCTCCGATCTGCAGAACTAACACTACCTGGTTTTATACATGACGTTTGCTCAGCTATTCATCCTTTGGCATTAGGCTCCCCTTTTTTCAAAACACTTCCATTAGACCAATTTGGCCTGAAATATATTCAACCCACTATTGCCGCGGCACACCCATTTGATGACGGAAAGGCAGCGGCACTACACCGGTCTATAGAGCAAACTGCACAAACACTTGGAACTGACAAAGAGGCCTACATAAAGCTCATACAGCCATTGGTAAAAAGCTGGCCGCAGTTGGCGACAGATGTATTAGGGCCGCTACGTTTTCCAAAACATCCTATAGACATGGCCCTATTTGGATTAAAAGCCTTAACATCTGCCACTCATTTAGCCAAAGGGTTTCAAACAAAAGAAGCTAAAGGACTTTTGGCAGGAATGGCTGCTCATTCCATACAACCACTAATCAATGCTGCTACATCAGCTATCAGTTTAGTTTTATTAACAACTGGGCATGTAGTTGGCTGGCCTATACCTAGGGGTGGCGCTATAGCCATTGCCAATGCACTGGCCTCCTATTTTGTGTCATTAGGTGGCACTATTGAAACTGGACAATATATACGTTCATTAAACCAACTCCCTTCCGCTCATACTGTATTATTGGATGTTACGCCTCGCCAATTATTACAAATTGCAGGACATCGTTTTTCTTCCCTCTACAAGTGGCAACTGGAGCGTTACCGCTATGGTATGGGTGTGTTTAAGATAGACTGGGCATTGGATGAACCTATACCTTTTACAGCTGAAGCTTGTAGGCACGCCGGAACGGTACATTTAGGAAACACACTGGAAGAACTAGCTGCAGCTGAACAATTAACTGCAGCAGGACAACATCCAGACAAACCCTTTGTTCTCTTAGCCCAGCAAAGTTTGTTTGATACAACCCGTGCACCAAAAGGGAAGCATACTGCCTGGGCCTATTGCCATGTTCCTAATGGCTCTGTTACAGACATGACTACGCGTATTGAAGCCCAGGTTGAACGTTTTGCACCAGGCTTTAAAAACAGAATCATCGGAAGGCATATTATGAATACCAATCAGCTGGAAGCCTATAATCCCAATTACATTGGAGGTGATATTATTGGTGGTGTAACAGACTTGGGACAACTGTTTACGCGTCCCGCCTTACGATTATCGCCTTATAAAACTTCAGCAAAAGGTATTTATATCTGCTCCTCTTCTACTCCGCCGGGCGGGGGAGTTCACGGCATGTGTGGCTATTATGCAGCCAAAAGAGCCTTAAAAGATGTGTTTGGAAGAAAGGCGGTTGCTCTGCATTAATGTTAGGCATTCCGATTGCTGCTTTTAAAAAGCTGCAAGCTATACGCTGCACGCTTCACGCACCTTAAATTTATCTTTTCTTGCGTGTAGCGTGCAGCTTGAAGCGTAAAACTTGTGACATGCAATTTAAAGTTTGCCACCCGTCATCACCTTCTAACGTCAAAGCACAATGGAAGTTGCAACCAACTGGAATACATCAGGGACATTAAGTATACGAAGACTACGCCCCACTTACTGGCTTACGCGCTATGTTATCTTGCGCTTGCTAGGACTCAACTACGCTATTGCTTTCCTGGTTGCCATTAATCAGATTCTCCCGCTGATTGGTTCTAAAGGATTATTACCTGTAGGAATGTATCTGAAGCGTGTAAGTAATGCGCTTGGCTCCGATACGGCAGGTTTTATGCGCCTGCCCTCGCTCTTTTGGTTTTGGCATTCCAACACAGCGCTTATAACTGTGGCCTGGGTAGGTTTTATTTTGGCCTGCTTAGTAACCGCAGGATATGCCAATGCATTAATTCTAGTGGCTCTTTGGGTCCTCTATATGTCGTTTGTGCATGTAGGGCAAGAGTGGTATGGGTACGGCTGGGAAATACAGTTAACGGAAACCGGGTTCCTGGCCATTTTTCTTTGCCCGCTACTAGATATGCGTCCCTTTCCACGACGCCCGCCGCCCTACCCTGTCATCCTCTTATTCCGCTGGTTGATCTTCCGCATCATGCTGGGCGCCGGGTTGATCAAAATGCGCGGCGATGTGATCTGGCGCAATGCTACTGCACTTTATTACCATTTTGAAACCCAACCTATACCCGGGCCTCTGAGTAGAACGTTTCATTTTCTGCCTCATTCTGTTTTACGAACAGGTGTTTGGTTTAATCACCTGGCCGAATTGGTAGCGCCCTGGTTTGTATTCTGGCCGCGCTTAGCACGCCATACAGCCGGAGGCATTATTGTACTCTTTCAGATCAATCTTATTCTAAGCGGTAATCTCTCGTTTTTGAACTGGCTTACGATTGTTCCCGCATTAGCCTGCTTTGATGATGGCCTCTGGGCAAGGATATTACCGCGTCGGCTTGTTAGAAAGGCGGAAGAAGCAGAAGCGCTTGCTATAGAATCGCAGTCCATGACCAATGTTGCCTGGGTGGTGACGGCACTTATTGGGTGTTTGAGCATACGGCCTATTACCAACATGCTTTCACCAAGACAAATCATGAATACCAATTTCGACCCATTGGACCTGGTCAACACCTATGGTGCATTTGGTACCGTGGGACGAAAACGTTACAATGTGGTCTTTGAAGGAACCATGGATGCAGACACTAGCAACAACGCCATTTGGAAGCCCTATATCTACAAAGGGCTACCGGTAGAGCTCAATCGACGATCGCCGCAAATAGCGCCGTACCAGTTGCGGTTAGATTGGCAAATGTGGTTTGCTTCTATGTCCACACCTAACGACTATCCCTGGACGGTGCACCTGGTCTGGAAACTCCTGCATAATGATCCTGGTGCTATAGGTTTGTTTGCCGGCAATCCATTCCCAGAGCAGCCACCACGTTATATCCGCGCTGTACTTTACCGCTATAGCTTCGCCAAGCCCGGCAATTCGGAAGGTCTTGTTTGGAACAGGGAGTCACTTGGACTTTGGCTGCCACCGATGGATGTAAATGATCGGCGTCTTTTGAGTTTTCTTAAGAGTGAGGAATGGATAGAATGACAGGTAAAAGATTAAGAAAATAATTGCCGTTTACAAGTACCCATACGGCCTTTATTAAAGTTGCTTATTTCAAGTTACGACTATTGTTTTTCAAGGGCAAGCTTGTTCAATTATCTTTTGATACTCAATAAAAATTGAACAATGGGGTATATTTGATAATTAGCAGCTACAATATGCAATCCGTCGCTATTAATAAAACAATCCAGTATTTACTTACTCTTCTCATCATTTATAGCTGTAATAATTCGAAGTGGGAAACAATTGCAGGAGAAGGCATAAGCGATGAACCAAAATCAATTGATAAGGCCATATACTTCGAAAATGAAAATAATGGTGTTGTTGGTGGGTTTACATTCAGTCGAAATACAGGTGCAACCATTGGCCTTTCCGCTGCTATGATGCCTGTATTATACCTAACTAAAGATGGTGGCAAGAATTGGAGCTTGATAAATTTTGATTCAACTATTAACCAATCCATTCAAAATGCTTATCTACGGTTTGATACATTAATCTGCCAGACCGCTTCTCATGTTCTCATTTCTGTAAACAAGGGCCGTAACTTCAAGACAGTAGAAGACTCAGCACAGCGCAGTTTGATTATTAAAAATTATTTCAGCAATGATAACCTCCCAAGCCACAATGAAGTCTTTCAATTCGGGGGCAAAAAATATTCACTAAAAGAACGTCATCAAAACAATCTGGCAACGGTTATAGTTTGCAAAGACCAGGAAACTTTGACCGAATATTACTTTATTTCTTTTAATAAAGGAAAGAGTTGGACTTTTTTACAGAAAGACTTTGCTGATAATAGGAGACGATTTCTGCTATCTGATAAATTCTTTTACAGGTATTATTTCCCTCTTGGATTACAACGTTTAAAATTAAAATAAGCCCTCATATGCCCGCTGAGCCTCACTTCTTAGCTTTTGTACTGTGGGCGTTTACTCGGCGGCCGTGTAGTAGCAGCCTAATGCCACATGCAGATTAAACCTACATCCCAGAAAAACGCCGAGTCTCTGCAGCCGCACAAGAGCAACGCAAAGGAGAATCGGCTGAAAAAAAGGCGTTCCACCTTTTAGAATTAAGTATTTAGATAGTTTTCCACCAGTGTTTTGAATCTATAAACTTGTTAGACTTCCCACAGAAAATCATTGAAAATTAAACAAGTAGTTGCGTATATTAGAGTACTGTGCGTCATGCCTTCCAGCATAGAGAAGCCATTCATTAATTACGGACATTGAAGACTGCCCTAGTTTATTAGCCTCTGAGAGACTGCCCCACTTCTTCTTAACTTAAAAGCTACGTTTATGCAACGCAGAAAGTTCCTCAAGGACACAGGCACGATAGCCTTAGGTGTAGGCGTCTTTGGCTCCATTCATTGGATCAATGACCGCTTTATTGGAGATACTCCTACAACTACCGATATCCTGGGACCATACTACCGGCCAAACGCTCCCATGAGAATCAATATAAGCCCAGAAGGTTATTCAGGTAGCGTGTTTCATCTGTCTGGTACGGTATTCAGAGCAGACGGGACAACGCCGTTTGGGAATTGTTTGGTAGAAATCTGGCAATGTGACGAAAACCAAGTCTATGACAACACGTCTGATGCATACAAATACAGAGGTTTGCAAAAAACGGACAGTAAAGGAAAGTATCATTTCATTACCGCCCACCCGGTTGCCTATAAGATAAGTGAACAATCAAATGTTTACCGTCCGGCCCACATTCACATGCGTATTTCCGGAGAGGGGCAGCAGGATTTGGTCACACAGATCTATTTCAAGGGCGACTCTCATATCGAAAAAGACCCCTACGCTTCTAATCCTCATGCCGCAAGCAGAATTTTACCCATTACTAAAAACAACAAAAATGAAGAGATAGTGCGGTTTGACGTTGTAATGGCAAAGGAATTCAAACCAAGCGACAGCGTTTTTAAAAAAATCAGTGGTGTTTACCAAATGAACAACAACTCGCTAAGAGAATTTTATAGAGAAGGAGATTCGCTGTTTATGAAATTGAATGGCCAAATAGTAGCCGTGCTGGCCTACAAAGGCAATAATGAATTTGTTTCGGCAAACGATAATGCGGTTCGCTTTGAACTGCAAACGAATGGTGAAGTAAATGTTTGTTTCCAAAAAGAGCATTCAACAGAATGTGAGGAAACAGGAGTTAAGGCTTTCAAGTATTCGTAGATAGTTATTGTATTTAAGTTGTATCTCCATTGAAGGCCTCAGCTCCGAGACACAACGATAGAAGAGCCTGTTTAATGTTATGTATTTCCTTTTGAGTATTTAAATACAAGAGCAAAATTAAATTTCATTTTTTAACCTCACAAAATCAACTATTATGGACGCAGAAGCAAACAAACAACTAGTCGAGCGCATGTTCTCCGAAATTATTCCCGGAAAAAACCCAGATGCCATGGACCAATTAATTTCATCAAAATTTGCACACCATGCTTCCTTTGATGAGAAACCTGGCGTGGAAGGTTTTAAAGAAATATTAAAAGGTTTCCAAACAGCATTTCCAGATTTGAAAATACATGTACAAAAAATGGTTGCTGAAGGTGACGAAGTTGCTACACGAGGCTATATGACAGGCACTAATAAAGGTTCGTTCATGGGCATACCAGCCACCAACAAGGAAGTAAGGATTGATTACATTGACTGGTGGAAGTTTGAGAATGGCAAGGCTATTGAAAACTGGGTGCAGATGGATATACCTGGCCTGATGACTCAGCTTGGAACTTCACAGTCCAGTATGGCAGAAAGCCATTAATACCCATCAAGCTCCTATGAGTGAGCTTTGTAAGGGTTGCTAACATGCAACTTGTTACTACTTCTGGAATAATTCTTACTGGAATGCCAAACCTATTTTCCGTGCCCTTAGCTTTTCTGCTATCTCTGAAAGAATCAGCGGATCATCGATGGTAGAAGGAGTAGCGTATTCTACGCCATCGGCAATATGACAAATGATCTTACGAAGGATCTTGCCAGAGCGTGTTTTGGGTAAGCGTTTTACAATGGCAGCATTCTTAAAACAAGCCAGTGCGCCTATCTTTTTCTTTATCAAACCAATGAGTTCTGTTTCCAGCTTTTCTTCTTCTATTACGGCGCCATCCTTTAATAACACCAGCGCAACAGGCCGTTGCCCACGCAGTTCGTCTGCAATACCTACAACAGCACATTCCGCTACGTCATTATGCATGGCCACCAACTCTTCCATGGCGCCTGTGCTTAAGCGATGACCAGAAACATTGATCACATCATCAATACGACCCATGATATAGAAATAGCCATCGCTATCTTTATGACCTCCATCTCCTGTTAGGTAATAACCGGGAAAACGTTCTAAGTAGCCTTTCCGGAATCGTTCATCGTTTTTCCAAAGCGTAGGTAAGCAACCTGGTGGCAAGGGTAATTTCACCACCACCGCTCCTTCTTTGTTTTCTTCAAGCAGCTGTCCATCTTCCGAAAATATTTCAACATCATAACCACAAACAGGAAGTCCTGCTGATCCGGCTTTAGGTGGCAGAGGCTCTACTCCAGTCATGATACCCAACATAGGCCAACCACTTTCTGTTTGCCACCAATGGTCAATAACAGGACGCTGCAGCAGGTCATTTATCCAATGATAGGTAGGAGGATCACAACGTTCGCCAGCCAGGAATAACGTATCAAAATAGCTCAGATCATATTTCTTCAACAATTTCCCTTCAGGGTCTTCTTTTTTAATAGCACGAATGGCTGTGGGTGCAGTAAACAGGCTACGTACTTTATGTTGTTCAATAACTCGCCAAAAGGCGCCCGCATCTGGTGTCTTCACAGGTTTGCCTTCGTACATTACGCTTGTACATCCATGAAGTAATGGACCGTAAATCAAATAGGAATGCCCAACTGTCCAACCAATATCACTGGCGGCCCAAAACACATCACCCGGATTAATGTTATAGAAATAGATCATGCTGAATTTGAGGGCTGTAGCATAACCACCATTATCCCGTATCACACCTTTTGGTTTGCCCGTAGTGCCTGACGTGTAAATGATGTATAAAGGATCAGTTGACAACAACGGAACGCAATCTACAGGGGTTCCTTTCTTCTGCACAATTAAAAAATCAAGCTCATCGTTGCCATTCAGCTTATCATAATCCGGCTGACGCTGGAAAAAGATCTTATAAGCAGGCTTATGCTGTGATAGATTAATAGCTTCATCCACCAATGGCTTATAGGGAATTACTTTATCCACCTCTATTCCGTAGGAGGCTGAAATGACAGCTTTGGGTTGTGCATCATCAATGCGTATGCTTAATTCATGTGGTGCAAAGCCTCCAAACACCACAGAATGAATAGCCCCAATGCGGGCACAGGCTAACATAGCAATAGCAGCTTCGGGTATTACCGGCATGTAGATAACTACAGTATCGCCTTTTGTAATACCCAGACTGTGTAAACCACCGGCAAATTGGGCAACGGCGTTTTTAAGCTCGGTGTATGTATAGGACTTTATAACCCCAGTTACTGGCGAGTCATAAATTAATGCAGCTTGCTCTCCTCTTCCCTGCTCTATTTGATAATCTAAACACAGGTAGCACGTATTCATTTTACCATTGACAAACCAATGATAAAACCCTTTTTCATCTTTATTTAAAATAGTCGTTGGTTCTTTAAACCACTTCAGCAATCGAGCTTGTTCGGCCCAGAACTTTTCTTTTTCCTCAATGCTATACTGATAAAACTCTTTATAGTTCATAGCTTACAATAGTTTCTACTATAAGTTAAGCAAAATGAAAGAGAAAAAAGCTGATACCATTTCATTAGCTAAAAAAACACAGCATAGCCAAAGACATGTGCATTCTGGCATCAATCGGCACGCTGTAACATTATTTTAAAGTCTGATTACGGTACATTATTTCTAAAAAATCAATAAAAAACAACAAGCTTACTAACGTTGCGGATTATAGTAAGTTATTGTAACTTTCTAATCAAACAACCGCATATGAGAAAGCTGTCATTTTGCATGCTGTTTCTCTTTGTCACTTCTTCCCTTTTCAGCCAGCAAACAACTTCACGGGATTCACTTACCAAACAGGATTATCTTCAAAATAGTAAGGATCAAAAAACGCTAGCTTTTATTTTCTTAGGCTTAGGTGTTACCCTGGTAGCCGTAGCAGCACCTGGTGACGTTTCATTTGACACACTACCTGTTCTTGTAGGAGGCACCGCTATCTCTTTCATCAGTAGTGGCTTACTCTTTCTGGCTTCTGGACGCAACAAACGAAAAGCAAGGCAACTCAATGCTTATTTTGAATTACAACAACACCCATTAAAATCCTACACAAAGATTGAAACACATTCTATACCTGCCTTATCCATTGCCATACACTTCTAATAGGCCTTTTCTTTCTCAGCCTATTTTTATAACATATAGCAGAGTTGAGTTAGAAAGACATTGTTAATACCCCGTATCATGTTTATACAGCAACATCGCATTAAAACTTATGTATATTAGCACACTTGCATATTATACATTTCTAATTGTCTAAACCTAATAATACATATCCCAAGTACTATCTCTACAATCGCATTGTAAAGGCGAAACTTTTTATAGATAGCAATTATGACCAGCGTATCGATCTGGACAATATTTCCGACGAGGCCTACTTCTCAAAGTTTCACTTTATCCGGCTTTTTAAATCCATTTATGGTAGAACGCCTCACCAATACCTGACATATGTGCGATTAGAGAAAGCAAAACATTATTTGAGTAATGGATTTACTGTTACTGATACCTGCTTTAAGGTAGGCTTTGACAGTCTTACCTCATTTACGGGCTTATTTAAAAAGCAGGTAGGTCAAACTCCGTCTGCCTACCAACAGTGGTATCACCAGCGACAGGCACAGATCAAAACACAGCCCCTCGGGTTTATTCCACATTGCTTTGCTGCACAAAAGGGCTGGACAGAAAATAGCAATTTTCAAGAAGTGCCATAATCATTCCCTAGTGAGATTTGTGACATTGTTTGAAAGAATA
This genomic interval from Flavisolibacter tropicus contains the following:
- a CDS encoding NAD(P)/FAD-dependent oxidoreductase — translated: MTFDFLIVGQGICGTMLSWFLHKEGKSILVIDEGKENTSSKVAAGLINPITGRRYVTSWMIDELIPFAKETYTSIGSYLGHNFIQEKGAIDFFTSPQMRDAFVNRITEDDTYLHPFPDQNHFNQYFNYDFGCGQVRPAFIVNLSGLLQAWRLVLKNQNAILEEHFDLNALQVTEDGIKYGEISAQKIIFCDGITSMNNPWFELLPFSANKGEALIIHSEELINEYIFKKGMILAPLQEQNMFWVGSNYQWEFEDDKPTEKFYEQTLQHLKNWLKVPFEVVAHKAAVRPATVERRPFVGLHPHLPSVGIFNGMGTKGTSLAPFFANQLVQHVVHGLPIMPEADVHRFSRILAK
- a CDS encoding phytoene desaturase family protein; translation: MEKRDYDAIIVGSGPNGLAAGITIQQAGLSVLIVEAKDTIGGGLRSAELTLPGFIHDVCSAIHPLALGSPFFKTLPLDQFGLKYIQPTIAAAHPFDDGKAAALHRSIEQTAQTLGTDKEAYIKLIQPLVKSWPQLATDVLGPLRFPKHPIDMALFGLKALTSATHLAKGFQTKEAKGLLAGMAAHSIQPLINAATSAISLVLLTTGHVVGWPIPRGGAIAIANALASYFVSLGGTIETGQYIRSLNQLPSAHTVLLDVTPRQLLQIAGHRFSSLYKWQLERYRYGMGVFKIDWALDEPIPFTAEACRHAGTVHLGNTLEELAAAEQLTAAGQHPDKPFVLLAQQSLFDTTRAPKGKHTAWAYCHVPNGSVTDMTTRIEAQVERFAPGFKNRIIGRHIMNTNQLEAYNPNYIGGDIIGGVTDLGQLFTRPALRLSPYKTSAKGIYICSSSTPPGGGVHGMCGYYAAKRALKDVFGRKAVALH
- a CDS encoding lipase maturation factor family protein, which gives rise to MEVATNWNTSGTLSIRRLRPTYWLTRYVILRLLGLNYAIAFLVAINQILPLIGSKGLLPVGMYLKRVSNALGSDTAGFMRLPSLFWFWHSNTALITVAWVGFILACLVTAGYANALILVALWVLYMSFVHVGQEWYGYGWEIQLTETGFLAIFLCPLLDMRPFPRRPPPYPVILLFRWLIFRIMLGAGLIKMRGDVIWRNATALYYHFETQPIPGPLSRTFHFLPHSVLRTGVWFNHLAELVAPWFVFWPRLARHTAGGIIVLFQINLILSGNLSFLNWLTIVPALACFDDGLWARILPRRLVRKAEEAEALAIESQSMTNVAWVVTALIGCLSIRPITNMLSPRQIMNTNFDPLDLVNTYGAFGTVGRKRYNVVFEGTMDADTSNNAIWKPYIYKGLPVELNRRSPQIAPYQLRLDWQMWFASMSTPNDYPWTVHLVWKLLHNDPGAIGLFAGNPFPEQPPRYIRAVLYRYSFAKPGNSEGLVWNRESLGLWLPPMDVNDRRLLSFLKSEEWIE
- a CDS encoding ester cyclase, giving the protein MDAEANKQLVERMFSEIIPGKNPDAMDQLISSKFAHHASFDEKPGVEGFKEILKGFQTAFPDLKIHVQKMVAEGDEVATRGYMTGTNKGSFMGIPATNKEVRIDYIDWWKFENGKAIENWVQMDIPGLMTQLGTSQSSMAESH
- a CDS encoding propionyl-CoA synthetase, with product MNYKEFYQYSIEEKEKFWAEQARLLKWFKEPTTILNKDEKGFYHWFVNGKMNTCYLCLDYQIEQGRGEQAALIYDSPVTGVIKSYTYTELKNAVAQFAGGLHSLGITKGDTVVIYMPVIPEAAIAMLACARIGAIHSVVFGGFAPHELSIRIDDAQPKAVISASYGIEVDKVIPYKPLVDEAINLSQHKPAYKIFFQRQPDYDKLNGNDELDFLIVQKKGTPVDCVPLLSTDPLYIIYTSGTTGKPKGVIRDNGGYATALKFSMIYFYNINPGDVFWAASDIGWTVGHSYLIYGPLLHGCTSVMYEGKPVKTPDAGAFWRVIEQHKVRSLFTAPTAIRAIKKEDPEGKLLKKYDLSYFDTLFLAGERCDPPTYHWINDLLQRPVIDHWWQTESGWPMLGIMTGVEPLPPKAGSAGLPVCGYDVEIFSEDGQLLEENKEGAVVVKLPLPPGCLPTLWKNDERFRKGYLERFPGYYLTGDGGHKDSDGYFYIMGRIDDVINVSGHRLSTGAMEELVAMHNDVAECAVVGIADELRGQRPVALVLLKDGAVIEEEKLETELIGLIKKKIGALACFKNAAIVKRLPKTRSGKILRKIICHIADGVEYATPSTIDDPLILSEIAEKLRARKIGLAFQ
- a CDS encoding helix-turn-helix transcriptional regulator → MSKPNNTYPKYYLYNRIVKAKLFIDSNYDQRIDLDNISDEAYFSKFHFIRLFKSIYGRTPHQYLTYVRLEKAKHYLSNGFTVTDTCFKVGFDSLTSFTGLFKKQVGQTPSAYQQWYHQRQAQIKTQPLGFIPHCFAAQKGWTENSNFQEVP